The DNA segment TTCCGCCACCAGCGTCATGCCAATGCCGAATTCGCCGCCAAGGCCTATCCCTGCCATGGTCCGGTAGGCGAGCAGATCGGTATAGCCTTGCGCCAACGCACACAGACCCGTGAACACGGCGAAGATCAGGATCGTCCATGTGAGCATTCGCACGCGGCCAAAGTAGTCGCTCAGCACGCCGAAGATCACACCGCCCGCCACCGCGCCGACCAGCGTCCACGTGACGAGCGAGCCGGCCTGCGCCGAACTCAGGTGCAGGTCGGCGGCAATGACGGGCAGCATGAAACCGAGGATGAGCAGGTCGAAGCCGTCCATCGCATAACCGAGTACCGATGCAACCAGCGCGCGACCCGCATAGCCGTTCTTTGAGGACGTATCGGTTCCAGTTGATGAAGAAGCGGCGGTCATAGAAAGCGTTCCATGGGGAGAAGGACGGCGGCGATAGCGCAGACACGAGAAATTCGCGTGAGTGTAAAGGCGGCTCATGTGGCTCACAAGCTGGCCAAAAAGCATAGGAGACAGGCGTCGCGCCGCTCGTCGTCGAGCGGCGCGATGCACGGCCGCCTCCTCGGAAAGGTCTGAATCGGGTAAAATGTCGGCCTACTCGCGCAGCAAAAGTCGGCCTGCAACTCGCAGACTGGCCGCGTATCGGCTCTTAAGGGCGTGCCGCCAGGCGCCGCCCAACGGGGCGCGACATACCTCACTTGCTGCGCCACCGGGCCGCGCGCCCGCTTCTCCCCGCTCACACCCAAGGATGCGCCCATGACAGGCTTCGATCGCCAGACGATCTCCGACACGACCGCCAAGATGCTGCTGGAAGTTCAGGCAGTGCACTTCAACGCGGAGAAACCGTACATTTTTACGTCCGGCTGGGCGAGCCCGGTTTATATTGACTGCCGCAAGCTGATCTCGTATCCGCGCGTGCGCCGTGGTTTGATGGAAATGGCCGAGACCACCATTCTGCGCGACGTCGGCTATGAGCAGATCGACGCGGTGGCGGGCGGCGAAACCGCCGGCATTCCGTTCGCGGCGTGGCTCTCCGACCGCCTGATGGTGCCCATGCAATACGTGCGCAAGAAGCCGAAGGGTTTCGGCCGTAACGCGCAGATCGAAGGCTTGCTGACCGAAGGTCAGCGCGTGCTGCTGGTCGAAGACCTGACCACCGACAGCCGCAGCAAGATCAATTTCATCAACGCACTGCGCACCGCCGGCGCCACGGTGAATCACTGCTTCGTGCTGTTCCACTACAACATCTTCAAGGAAAGCGTGTCCGTGCTGAAGGACATCGACGTCGATCTGCACGCGCTCGCCACGTGGTGGGACGTGCTGCGCGTCGCGAAGGAAAACCAGTACTTCGACACGAAAACGCTCGACGAAGTGGAGAAATTTCTGCACGCACCGGCTGAATGGTCGGCGGCGCACGGTGGCGCGACCTCCACGCCGCAGTAACGTATGTCGTTGCTTCAGGCCGCGGCATTGAGCGTCAAGCAGCAACGCAGCGGTCGGTAAAGCTCACATGCAAAGGCCGCCTGTCTTATCGACAGGCGGCCTTCTCTTTTTTACCCCTACCTCACGCACGCCCGATCAGGAAGCGTTGCCCGGATCTTCCGTTGAATTCGACGACAGATTCAGCAAGCCATTGCTCTGCGCGTATTGAAACAGTTCCGAATCGCGATCGATACCAAGCTTGCGCATCGCCGTATTTTTTTGCGTGCTAATCGTCTTGATGCTGCGATTGAGCTGTTCGGAAATTTCCTTGATCGTCATGCCGGACACGAAGAGCCGCACCACTTCCAGTTCTCGCCGCGACAACATGACTTCGTCGTTTTTGCCTCCGGCATTCATGCGCAACGCATCGAGCGACGACTTGACGGACGGGCTCATATATTCGAGATTGCGGCTGACGTGCTGCACGGCGAGCCCAATATGGCTCAGATCGTCCGACTTGTTCACGACCGAAGTCACGCCAAGCTCGCTTAGCCGCTTGAGTAGCGCGGCGTTCTCCAGCATTGTCAGAACGACGATGGGAAGCTTGGGAAAATTGCGGCGCAAATAGCCGATGAGTGGCAAACCGTCGCCGTACTGGCCGCCAGGCATGGCCAGATCGGTGACGAGCACGTCGCACGCGACCGTCTGCAACACCTTGATCAACTCGGTGGACTGCCGTGCACGTGCGACAACTTGCAGACCGGGAAACTTCAGCAACGCCTGTTCGGCACCAAACAGAATGACTGGGTGGTCGTCCGCTACCACGACCCTGACTGGATCTTGCATCGCCCTGCCCCCTACAGATAAAACCCTCTCCAAGACTTCTGTCATGCGTTTTTTTTGATCGTTATTGAACTAAGGGAGCATGGCCATTCTTGCGCCAAAATTCCTCTGACTATAGCCGATTCGCCCTCGCAAAATCCGGTGGGAAACAACAATATGCATCGTAGAGCTAATGTTAGACTTTGATTCGAGCTTGGGGCACCAAAAAGGGACAATAATCTTCGTGGGGCCAAAGGCCTCACGCCCTCACAGGAGAACCGGCACATGCGCCTGCGTTGCCTGGTTGTTTCGATGGTTTCGCCGTTCCGCCACCTGCCTTCCTTTCTATGCGCGATGTCAGGTCTCGCCTGGTTGGCTCTGTTCGCCCCTTACGCTTCGGCGCAGGGCACGTTCTCCCTGAAGAGCACCAGCTTCCACGCCGGCAACACCGTGCAAGCCGCGCAGGTCTTCAATCAGGACGACTGCCAGGGCGGCAACCGCTCTCCGCAATTGAGTTGGCACGACGCGCCGTCCGGCACCCGCAGCTTCGCGATTACCATATTCGACGAAGACGCGCCTGGCCGGGGCTGGTGGCACTGGGCGGTCGCCGGCATTCCGGCCACGGTCGACAGCGTGCCAGAAAACGCGAGCTTTTCGGGCTATCTGAAAAAAGTTGGTGCCGTCGAGGCGCGCAATGACTTCGACGTCGACGGCTACGGCGGCCCATGCCCGCCGCCGGGCAAGCCTCACCGCTATGTCATCACGGTCTACGCGCTGAACACCGCCGATCTGCGTCTCGCACAGGGCCGCCCCGCGCTGATGTTCGATCATGAGATCAGCACTGCGACACTCGGCAGCGCGCGGCTGGTGGTCAGTTACGGAAGATAATCGCGCCCGCACCTTGCCTTGCCTCGATTCGAAACCCGTTCACCTTGTTGGAGATCGTCATGTCCAGGATTGTCATCGTTTTTCATAGCGGTTATGGCCACACGAAGAAAGCCGCCGAAGCCGTGCTGGCCGGCATCCTTGAAGCCGGCGCCGAAGGAAAGCTCATGCCCGTCGGCGATATCGACGAGGCAGCCTGGACCGAACTCGCCGCCGCCGACGCGATCATTTTCGGCGCGCCGACCTACATGGGCGGCCCGTCCGCCGACTTCAAGAAGTTCGCGGACGCCAGCTCGAAAGCCTGGTTCGGGCAACTGTGGAAAGACAAGATCGCGGCCGGCTTTACGAACTCGGCCACGATGAACGGCGACAAATTCTCGACAATCCAGTATTTCGTCACGCTGGCCATGCAACACAGCATGATCTGGGCGGGCACCGGCATGATGCCGTCGAACACCAAGGCGGCTACGCGCAACGACCTGAACTATGTCGGCGGCTTTACCGGCCTGCTCACCCAGTCGCCCGCGGATGCTTCGCCCGAAGAAGCACCGCCTGCAGGCGACCTGGAGACGGCGCGAATGTTCGGCGTGCGAATCGCCGGCGTCACCGCGCGCTGGCTCGCCGGCGCGCAATAGCAACGCGGGGCGCCCACACGGGGCGCATCGCGCTTCGTGCGGCAACGGCATGCATCTGCCGCTCAAAAGGTCACGCCGATGTCACTTTCGGCGCGCATCGTCGTTTTTTTACCCTGTTTTGCACGCCTGCCGCCGTGACGTCTTAAAATGACGTTCCGGCGCAGCCTCGCGCCCCGTTTCCAGCAGCCAGTGAGATCGAAATGAGCACGAAAGTTTTTGTCGACGGACAGGAAGGCACGACCGGCCTGAAGATTTTTGAATACCTGTCGCAACGCGCCGATGTGGAGATCCTGCGTATCGGAGAAGCGAAGCGCAAAGACCTCGAAGAGCGCCGTCGTCTCATCAATGCTTCGGACGTGACGTTCCTGTGCCTGCCCGACGTTGCGTCGCGCGAATCGGCCTCGCTGGTGGAAAACGATCGCACCGTGCTGATCGATGCGAGCACCGCGTTCCGCACGTCCGCCGACTGGGCGTATGGACTGCCCGAGCTGGCCCGTTCGCAACGCGAGCGTCTGCGCACGGCAAAGCGCATTGCCGTGCCGGGCTGTCACGCGTCGGCGTTCGTGCTCGCCATGCGTCCGCTCGTCGAAGCGGGTGTGGTGGCGCCGCAATTCGCGGCGCACGCGTATTCGATCACCGGCTATAGCGGCGGCGGCAAGAAAATGATTGCCGAGTACGAAGCCGGCGGTGACGACAAGCTCAAGAGCCCGCGGCCTTACGCGCTCGGTCTCACGCACAAGCATTTGCCGGAAATGGCTGCGCACACCGGGCTGAAGTCGGCGCCGATCTTCACGCCGATCGTCGGCGACTTCTACAAGGGTCTCGCGGTCACCACGTTCTTCTCGCCAAACCAGCTTGCCAAGAAGGCAACGCCGCAGGACGTGCAGGCGCTCTTTGCCGAGTACTACGCCGGCGAGGCGTTCGTGCACGTCGCACCGTTTAACGCCGAGGCGAATCTCGACAGCGGTTTCTTCGACGTGCAAGCGAATAACGACACCAACCGCGTCGACCTGTTCGTGTTCGGCAACGAAGAGCGTTTCGTGACAGTCGCTCGGCTCGACAATCTGGGCAAGGGCGCATCGGGCGCGGCCATTCAGTGCATGAACCTCGCGATCGGCGCCAAGGAGGAATCCGGCTTGAAACGCTAACGCTGGCGCTGACTTCGCTTCACCACAATGTCGATCTGATTCGTCGCGATACACCAAAAGCCGGTCACAACAGACCGGCTTTTTTTCGTTCAAAAATTCCCCGCTATTCAATTACTGCCGTTAATCAGTAGTAGCCCGCATTACTTAAAAAACCGGAATAAGATCGTTCTTCCATTTTCCGGTAATTCATGCCATCCATTTCTCTGCTACGCAGAGTTTTCCGCCTGGGGAAATTCCGGATTTTTTTGCGAACGATCGTTCGAAGATGATAGAGCCGTTTTGCTGCAAGGCTTGGCTGGCATGCGTGTGCGGCATAGCAACTTCGGCGCGTGCAGAACGCAAAAATCCTTTTTTGTTTAAAAGGGCTGTTAGCGCCCGCGTAGTGCGCATACGAAGAAATGAGCGCTGTTTGAATCGGTCTTTTTAGACGGCTTATTCGATTGACAGGCAATAAACACAAAGCGAAATTAGCTCGCACAATTACATGAGGGAGACAGACGCATGTCGCACGCCATTATTCGAGGCATGGCGCTAGCCATTGCCGCGGCCCCATTCCTTATCGCTTGCGGCGGCGGCAAGGCCGACAATCCGGGCCCGGTCAACGCGCCGCAATGCTCGGGCGCGAGTTGTGGTGTTCAGGGAGCGCCGCCAACCGGCGCGAGCGCTGCGGCGCTCTGTCCGGCCACGGCTGATATCGTCAAGAGCACTTATCTTGGCGGGGCGGGTAGTGGCGAAGTGGTTCAGCTGAACATCGACGCGACCGCGATGACCTACACGCTGAAGTGGATCAAATCGCCCATCCCACTGATCCACGCGGACGTTACCGTGACCCGCGAGGGCACGCAGATTACCGGCGCGGTGATCCATCCGCCGACTGGCACATTGCCCACTGCCGAACAGACCCGCTGCGCGTTCATT comes from the Paraburkholderia sp. PREW-6R genome and includes:
- a CDS encoding orotate phosphoribosyltransferase yields the protein MTGFDRQTISDTTAKMLLEVQAVHFNAEKPYIFTSGWASPVYIDCRKLISYPRVRRGLMEMAETTILRDVGYEQIDAVAGGETAGIPFAAWLSDRLMVPMQYVRKKPKGFGRNAQIEGLLTEGQRVLLVEDLTTDSRSKINFINALRTAGATVNHCFVLFHYNIFKESVSVLKDIDVDLHALATWWDVLRVAKENQYFDTKTLDEVEKFLHAPAEWSAAHGGATSTPQ
- a CDS encoding response regulator, producing the protein MQDPVRVVVADDHPVILFGAEQALLKFPGLQVVARARQSTELIKVLQTVACDVLVTDLAMPGGQYGDGLPLIGYLRRNFPKLPIVVLTMLENAALLKRLSELGVTSVVNKSDDLSHIGLAVQHVSRNLEYMSPSVKSSLDALRMNAGGKNDEVMLSRRELEVVRLFVSGMTIKEISEQLNRSIKTISTQKNTAMRKLGIDRDSELFQYAQSNGLLNLSSNSTEDPGNAS
- a CDS encoding YbhB/YbcL family Raf kinase inhibitor-like protein; translated protein: MRLRCLVVSMVSPFRHLPSFLCAMSGLAWLALFAPYASAQGTFSLKSTSFHAGNTVQAAQVFNQDDCQGGNRSPQLSWHDAPSGTRSFAITIFDEDAPGRGWWHWAVAGIPATVDSVPENASFSGYLKKVGAVEARNDFDVDGYGGPCPPPGKPHRYVITVYALNTADLRLAQGRPALMFDHEISTATLGSARLVVSYGR
- a CDS encoding flavodoxin family protein gives rise to the protein MSRIVIVFHSGYGHTKKAAEAVLAGILEAGAEGKLMPVGDIDEAAWTELAAADAIIFGAPTYMGGPSADFKKFADASSKAWFGQLWKDKIAAGFTNSATMNGDKFSTIQYFVTLAMQHSMIWAGTGMMPSNTKAATRNDLNYVGGFTGLLTQSPADASPEEAPPAGDLETARMFGVRIAGVTARWLAGAQ
- the argC gene encoding N-acetyl-gamma-glutamyl-phosphate reductase produces the protein MSTKVFVDGQEGTTGLKIFEYLSQRADVEILRIGEAKRKDLEERRRLINASDVTFLCLPDVASRESASLVENDRTVLIDASTAFRTSADWAYGLPELARSQRERLRTAKRIAVPGCHASAFVLAMRPLVEAGVVAPQFAAHAYSITGYSGGGKKMIAEYEAGGDDKLKSPRPYALGLTHKHLPEMAAHTGLKSAPIFTPIVGDFYKGLAVTTFFSPNQLAKKATPQDVQALFAEYYAGEAFVHVAPFNAEANLDSGFFDVQANNDTNRVDLFVFGNEERFVTVARLDNLGKGASGAAIQCMNLAIGAKEESGLKR